Proteins from one Streptomyces genisteinicus genomic window:
- a CDS encoding CDP-alcohol phosphatidyltransferase family protein: MPKPSVAELRPVVHPAGVKDRRSGEHWGGRLYMREISLRITRHLVTTRITPNQLTYVMTLCGVLAAPALLVPGIWGAVLGVVAVQLYLLLDCVDGEVARWKKQFSLGGVYLDRVGAYLCDAAVLVGFGLRAADLWGPGRIDWLWAFLGTLAALGAILIKAETDLVGVARHQGGLPPVKESASEPRSSGMALARRAAGALKFHRLVLGIEASLLILVLAVVDTVRDDLFFSRLGVAVLAGIAMLQTVLHLVSILASSRLK, encoded by the coding sequence ATGCCCAAACCATCAGTAGCTGAACTCCGCCCCGTCGTTCACCCGGCGGGCGTGAAGGACCGGCGCAGCGGAGAACACTGGGGCGGCCGCCTCTACATGCGGGAGATCTCGCTGCGGATAACCCGGCACCTGGTCACCACCCGGATCACGCCCAACCAGCTGACCTACGTGATGACGCTGTGCGGAGTCCTCGCGGCCCCCGCGCTGCTGGTCCCCGGCATCTGGGGCGCCGTCCTCGGCGTCGTGGCCGTGCAGCTGTACCTGCTGCTGGACTGCGTCGACGGCGAGGTCGCCCGCTGGAAGAAGCAGTTCTCCCTCGGCGGCGTCTACCTCGACCGGGTCGGCGCCTACCTGTGCGACGCCGCGGTCCTGGTCGGCTTCGGGCTGCGCGCCGCCGATCTGTGGGGTCCGGGCCGGATCGACTGGCTGTGGGCCTTCCTCGGCACGCTGGCCGCCCTCGGCGCCATCCTGATCAAGGCCGAGACCGACCTCGTCGGCGTCGCCCGCCACCAGGGCGGTCTGCCGCCCGTCAAGGAGTCGGCCTCCGAGCCGCGTTCCTCGGGAATGGCGCTCGCCCGCCGGGCCGCCGGGGCGCTCAAGTTCCACCGGCTCGTCCTCGGCATCGAGGCGTCGCTGCTGATCCTGGTCCTGGCGGTCGTGGACACGGTCCGGGACGACCTGTTCTTCTCCCGGCTCGGCGTCGCCGTGCTCGCCGGCATCGCGATGCTGCAGACCGTGCTCCACCTCGTCTCGATCCTGGCGTCGAGCAGGCTGAAGTGA
- a CDS encoding glycosyltransferase family 2 protein, which translates to MGNRPAELRALLDSVAAQEGDRIEVVVVGNGAPVPDLPVGVRGVELPENLGIPAGRNVGIEAFGPGGRDVDVLLFLDDDGLLERRDTGRLVREAFAADPRLGIVGFRIADPETGLTQRRHVPRLRAGDPLRSSRVTTFLGGANAVRTAVLGEVGPLPGEFFYAHEETDLAWRALDAGWGIAYRADMVLLHPTTPPSRHAVYHRMVARNRVWLARRNLPLPLIPLYLGVWILLTLLRRPTAAALKAWFGGFAEGWRTPCGPRRPMKWRTVWRLTRLGRPPVV; encoded by the coding sequence ATGGGCAACCGCCCCGCCGAGCTGCGCGCCCTGCTCGATTCGGTCGCCGCGCAGGAGGGCGACCGGATCGAGGTGGTCGTCGTCGGCAACGGCGCCCCCGTCCCGGACCTGCCCGTGGGCGTGCGCGGCGTGGAGCTGCCCGAGAACCTGGGCATCCCCGCCGGGCGCAACGTCGGCATCGAGGCGTTCGGACCCGGCGGCCGCGACGTCGACGTCCTGCTCTTCCTGGACGACGACGGGCTGCTGGAGAGGCGGGACACCGGGCGGCTGGTCCGGGAGGCCTTCGCGGCCGACCCGCGGCTCGGCATCGTCGGCTTCCGCATCGCGGACCCGGAGACCGGTCTCACCCAGCGCCGCCACGTGCCCCGGCTGCGGGCCGGCGACCCGCTGCGCTCCTCGCGGGTCACGACGTTCCTCGGGGGAGCGAACGCCGTGCGGACCGCCGTCCTCGGCGAGGTGGGACCCCTGCCCGGGGAGTTCTTCTACGCGCACGAGGAGACCGACCTCGCCTGGCGGGCGCTGGACGCCGGCTGGGGCATCGCCTACCGGGCGGACATGGTGCTGCTGCACCCGACGACGCCGCCCTCGCGGCACGCCGTCTACCACCGCATGGTCGCCCGCAACCGGGTCTGGCTGGCCCGCCGCAACCTGCCCCTGCCGCTGATCCCGCTCTACCTCGGCGTGTGGATCCTGCTGACGCTGCTGCGGCGGCCGACGGCGGCCGCGCTGAAGGCCTGGTTCGGCGGGTTCGCGGAGGGCTGGCGCACCCCCTGCGGGCCCCGGCGGCCCATGAAGTGGCGTACGGTGTGGCGGCTCACCCGGCTGGGCCGACCCCCTGTCGTCTGA
- a CDS encoding ABC transporter permease encodes MSDTTHGAVATSPAPSPDDGLTPAQLAEKYGLAVSGARPGLLEYVSQLWGRRHFILAFSQAKLTAQYSQAKLGQLWQVATPLLNALVYFLIFGLILQANRGMSTDVYVPFLVTGVFVFTFTQSSVMAGVRAIAGNLGLVRALHFPRASLPVSFSLQQLQQLLFSMIVLIAVVVVFGSMPTWSWLLVVPALALQFVFNTGLALIMARLGSKTPDLAQLMPFIMRTWLYASGVMFSIPAMLADRPAWIADVLMYNPAAVYMDLIRFALIDEYGSSNLPDHVWAAGLGWALLVGIGGFVYFWKAEERYGRG; translated from the coding sequence GTGAGTGACACAACCCACGGTGCCGTCGCGACGAGCCCGGCGCCGTCACCCGACGACGGCCTCACCCCGGCGCAGCTCGCCGAGAAGTACGGCCTGGCGGTCAGCGGTGCCCGCCCCGGCCTGCTCGAGTACGTCAGCCAGCTGTGGGGTCGGCGGCACTTCATCCTGGCCTTCTCCCAGGCCAAGCTGACGGCCCAGTACAGCCAGGCGAAGCTCGGCCAGCTCTGGCAGGTCGCGACGCCGCTGCTCAACGCGCTCGTCTACTTCCTGATCTTCGGGCTCATCCTGCAGGCCAACCGGGGCATGTCGACCGACGTGTACGTCCCGTTCCTGGTGACCGGCGTGTTCGTCTTCACCTTCACGCAGAGCTCCGTGATGGCCGGTGTCCGGGCGATCGCCGGGAACCTCGGACTGGTCCGCGCGCTGCACTTCCCGCGCGCGTCCCTCCCGGTGTCGTTCTCCCTCCAGCAGCTCCAGCAGCTGCTGTTCTCCATGATCGTGCTGATCGCGGTCGTGGTGGTCTTCGGCTCGATGCCGACCTGGTCGTGGCTGCTGGTCGTGCCCGCGCTGGCGCTCCAGTTCGTCTTCAACACCGGCCTGGCGCTGATCATGGCGCGGCTCGGTTCCAAGACCCCCGACCTGGCCCAGCTGATGCCGTTCATCATGCGTACCTGGCTGTACGCGTCCGGTGTGATGTTCTCCATCCCGGCGATGCTCGCGGACCGGCCGGCCTGGATCGCCGACGTCCTCATGTACAACCCCGCGGCCGTGTACATGGACCTCATCCGGTTCGCCCTGATCGACGAGTACGGTTCCTCGAACCTCCCCGACCACGTCTGGGCGGCGGGTCTCGGCTGGGCCCTGCTCGTCGGCATCGGGGGCTTCGTGTACTTCTGGAAGGCGGAGGAGCGGTACGGCCGTGGCTGA
- a CDS encoding ABC transporter ATP-binding protein, with protein sequence MADKIDINGGARVPTVIADDVHIVYRVNAGSGGKGSATAALSRILRRDKGESRGVRKVHAVRGVTFTAYRGEAIGLIGTNGSGKSTLLRAIAGLLPTESGKVYTDGQPSLLGVNAALMNDLTGERNVILGGLAMGMSREEIRERYQGIVDFSGINEKGDFITLPMRTYSSGMAARLRFSIAAAKNHDVLMIDEALATGDRRFQIRSEQRIRELRKEAGTVFLVSHSNKSIRDTCDRVLWLEKGELLMDGPTDEVIKAYEKETGK encoded by the coding sequence GTGGCTGACAAGATCGACATCAACGGCGGCGCCCGGGTGCCCACGGTCATCGCCGACGACGTGCACATCGTCTACCGGGTGAACGCCGGCAGCGGCGGCAAGGGCAGCGCCACCGCCGCGCTGAGCCGGATACTGCGCCGGGACAAGGGCGAGTCCCGCGGCGTGCGCAAGGTGCACGCCGTGCGCGGCGTGACCTTCACCGCGTACCGCGGCGAGGCCATCGGCCTCATCGGCACCAACGGCTCGGGCAAGTCCACCCTGCTGCGGGCCATCGCCGGCCTGCTGCCCACCGAGAGCGGCAAGGTCTACACCGACGGCCAGCCCTCGCTGCTCGGCGTCAACGCCGCCCTGATGAACGACCTGACGGGCGAGCGCAACGTCATACTCGGCGGACTGGCCATGGGGATGTCCCGCGAGGAGATCCGCGAGCGGTACCAGGGCATCGTCGACTTCTCCGGCATCAACGAGAAGGGCGACTTCATCACCCTGCCGATGCGCACCTACTCCTCGGGCATGGCCGCCAGGCTCCGCTTCTCCATCGCCGCCGCCAAGAACCACGACGTGCTGATGATCGACGAGGCGCTCGCCACCGGTGACCGCCGCTTCCAGATCCGCTCCGAGCAGCGCATCCGCGAGCTCCGCAAGGAGGCGGGCACGGTGTTCCTGGTCAGCCACAGCAACAAGTCGATCCGGGACACCTGCGACCGCGTCCTGTGGCTGGAGAAGGGCGAACTGCTGATGGACGGGCCCACCGACGAGGTCATCAAGGCGTACGAGAAGGAGACGGGCAAGTAG
- the hpnC gene encoding squalene synthase HpnC, whose translation MTAARRTSGAPARATLDKAADENFPVAPFFLPRAWRDDLMAVYGFARLVDDIGDGDLAPGGHDARLLGVAPEKADDRLALLDAFETDLLRVFGPAAETPHHPLLRALRPTVEGRALTPEPFLGLVAANRQDQLVRRYATWDELRDYCRLSADPVGRLVLAITGTASPERVRRSDAVCTALQIVEHLQDVAEDLARDRVYLPAEDLDRFRVTEADLAAPTANASVRALIAFEADRAARLLDEGTALVGSVHGRLRLLLAGFVGGGRAALAAIAAAGHDVLPGPPKAARTDVLRASAAVLRRARREG comes from the coding sequence GTGACGGCCGCACGCCGGACGAGCGGGGCCCCCGCCCGCGCCACGCTCGACAAGGCCGCCGACGAGAACTTCCCCGTCGCCCCCTTCTTCCTGCCCCGCGCCTGGCGCGACGACCTCATGGCGGTCTACGGCTTCGCCCGCCTCGTCGACGACATCGGCGACGGCGATCTCGCACCCGGCGGCCACGACGCCCGGCTCCTCGGGGTCGCCCCCGAGAAGGCCGACGACCGGCTCGCCCTGCTCGACGCCTTCGAGACCGACCTGCTGCGCGTCTTCGGTCCCGCCGCCGAGACTCCGCACCACCCCCTGCTGCGCGCCCTGCGCCCCACCGTGGAAGGCCGCGCGCTCACCCCCGAGCCGTTCCTCGGCCTCGTCGCCGCGAACCGGCAGGACCAGCTCGTCCGCCGCTACGCCACCTGGGACGAGCTGCGCGACTACTGCCGGCTCTCCGCCGACCCCGTCGGCCGGCTCGTCCTCGCGATCACCGGCACCGCGAGCCCCGAGCGCGTCCGCCGGTCCGACGCCGTGTGCACCGCCCTGCAGATCGTCGAGCACCTCCAGGACGTCGCCGAGGACCTGGCCCGCGACCGGGTCTACCTCCCCGCCGAGGACCTGGACCGCTTCCGGGTCACCGAGGCCGACCTCGCCGCGCCCACGGCGAACGCCTCCGTCCGCGCGCTGATCGCCTTCGAGGCCGACCGCGCCGCCCGCCTGCTCGACGAGGGCACCGCCCTGGTCGGCAGCGTGCACGGCCGGCTGAGGCTGCTGCTCGCCGGATTCGTCGGCGGTGGGCGTGCCGCACTCGCCGCGATCGCCGCCGCCGGACATGATGTGCTGCCCGGACCGCCCAAGGCCGCAAGGACCGACGTGCTGCGCGCGAGCGCCGCGGTCCTGCGACGAGCACGGAGAGAGGGATGA
- the hpnD gene encoding presqualene diphosphate synthase HpnD codes for MSRTMEGPNPMPAPVQAAYAYCEAVTGGQARNFAYGIRLLPAGKRQAMSALYAFSRRVDDIGDGTLAPETKHVRLEDTRALLDRIRKGDVEDDDTDPVAVALADAAQRYPLPLDGLDELIDGVLMDVRGASYETWDDLKVYCRCVAGAIGRLSLAVFGTQPGAPGAERAPEYADTLGLALQLTNILRDVAEDAAGGRVYLPADDLAKFGCTEGFGTGRPPAGSDFAGLVHYEVRRARALFTEGYRLLPMLDRRSGACVAAMAGIYRRLLDRIERDPWAVLRGRVSLPGHEKAYVAVRGLSGLDARVIGRQGHGGRP; via the coding sequence ATGAGCCGGACGATGGAGGGACCGAACCCGATGCCTGCGCCGGTGCAGGCCGCCTACGCCTACTGTGAGGCCGTCACCGGCGGCCAGGCCCGCAACTTCGCCTACGGCATCAGGCTGCTCCCGGCCGGCAAGCGCCAGGCCATGTCCGCCCTCTACGCCTTCTCCCGCCGGGTCGACGACATCGGCGACGGCACCCTCGCCCCCGAGACCAAGCACGTGCGGCTGGAGGACACCCGCGCGCTGCTCGACCGGATCCGCAAGGGCGACGTCGAGGACGACGACACCGACCCCGTCGCCGTCGCCCTCGCCGACGCCGCCCAGCGCTACCCCCTGCCGCTCGACGGACTCGACGAACTCATCGACGGCGTGCTGATGGACGTCCGCGGCGCCTCCTACGAGACCTGGGACGACCTCAAGGTCTACTGCCGCTGCGTCGCAGGGGCCATCGGACGCCTCTCCCTCGCGGTGTTCGGCACCCAGCCGGGCGCACCCGGGGCCGAGCGGGCCCCCGAGTACGCCGACACCCTCGGACTCGCCCTCCAGCTCACCAACATCCTGCGCGACGTGGCCGAGGACGCCGCCGGCGGACGGGTCTACCTCCCCGCCGACGACCTCGCCAAGTTCGGCTGCACCGAGGGCTTCGGCACGGGACGCCCCCCGGCCGGCTCCGACTTCGCGGGCCTCGTCCACTACGAAGTCCGCCGGGCCCGGGCCCTGTTCACCGAGGGCTACCGCCTGCTGCCGATGCTGGACCGCCGCAGCGGCGCCTGCGTCGCCGCGATGGCCGGCATCTACCGCCGCCTCCTGGACCGCATCGAACGCGACCCCTGGGCCGTGCTCCGCGGCCGGGTCTCCCTGCCCGGCCACGAGAAGGCGTACGTCGCCGTCCGCGGCCTGTCCGGACTCGACGCCCGGGTCATCGGCCGCCAGGGCCACGGAGGCCGGCCGTGA
- the hpnE gene encoding hydroxysqualene dehydroxylase HpnE, protein MTTAPGRAVVIGGGIAGVTAALRLADAGTRVTLLEGRPRLGGLAFSFRRGDLTVDNGQHVYLRCCTAYRWFLERLGATDLAPLQDRLDVPVLDVAAPGGPRLGRITRGALPVPLHLAGGLARYPHLSLAERARVARAALALKKLDPADPALDGVDFATWLGRHGQSPRAVAALWDLVGVATLNARAPQASMALAAMVFRTGLLSEPGAADIGWARVPLGDVHDTLARKALDEAGVHTELSARVRHIGRADDGSWRIDTGTGPLDADAVVLAVPQREAHALLPAGALDDPDRLLDIATAPILNVHVLYDRKVLRRPFFAALGTPVQWVFDRTGAAGVTEGQYLALSQSAVQDEIDDPVAALRERYLPELERLLPAARGARVRDFFVTRERTATFAPAPGVGRLRPGARTHAPGLYLAGAWTATGWPATMEGAVRSGFSAADAALSALGRRHRHPQEEAA, encoded by the coding sequence ATGACGACCGCACCGGGCCGTGCCGTGGTGATCGGCGGCGGCATCGCCGGCGTCACCGCCGCCCTCCGCCTCGCCGACGCCGGCACCCGCGTCACCCTGCTCGAAGGACGGCCCCGCCTCGGCGGCCTCGCCTTCTCCTTCCGCCGCGGCGACCTCACCGTCGACAACGGACAACACGTCTACCTGCGCTGCTGCACCGCCTACCGCTGGTTCCTCGAACGCCTCGGCGCCACGGACCTCGCCCCCCTCCAGGACCGGCTCGACGTCCCCGTGCTCGACGTCGCCGCCCCCGGCGGCCCCCGCCTCGGCCGGATCACCCGCGGCGCGCTGCCCGTACCGCTCCACCTCGCGGGCGGCCTCGCCCGCTACCCCCACCTCTCCCTCGCCGAACGCGCCCGGGTGGCCCGTGCCGCGCTCGCCCTGAAGAAGCTCGACCCCGCCGACCCCGCGCTCGACGGCGTCGACTTCGCCACCTGGCTCGGCCGCCACGGCCAGTCCCCCCGCGCCGTCGCCGCCCTGTGGGACCTCGTCGGCGTCGCCACCCTCAACGCCCGCGCCCCGCAGGCGTCCATGGCGCTGGCCGCCATGGTCTTCCGGACGGGCCTGCTCTCCGAGCCGGGCGCCGCCGACATCGGCTGGGCCCGCGTCCCCCTCGGCGACGTGCACGACACCCTCGCCCGCAAGGCTCTCGACGAGGCCGGCGTGCACACCGAACTCTCCGCCCGCGTACGGCACATCGGCCGCGCCGATGACGGGAGCTGGCGGATCGACACCGGCACCGGCCCGCTCGACGCCGACGCCGTCGTCCTCGCCGTCCCCCAGCGCGAGGCCCACGCCCTGCTGCCCGCCGGCGCACTCGACGACCCCGACCGCCTGCTGGACATCGCCACGGCGCCCATCCTCAACGTCCACGTCCTGTACGACCGCAAGGTGCTGCGCCGCCCCTTCTTCGCCGCCCTCGGCACCCCGGTGCAGTGGGTCTTCGACCGGACCGGTGCCGCGGGCGTCACCGAGGGCCAGTACCTCGCCCTCTCCCAGTCCGCGGTCCAGGACGAGATCGACGACCCCGTCGCCGCCCTGAGGGAGCGCTACCTGCCCGAACTCGAGCGCCTGCTGCCCGCGGCCCGCGGCGCACGGGTCCGCGACTTCTTCGTCACCAGGGAACGCACCGCGACGTTCGCGCCCGCCCCGGGCGTGGGACGGCTCCGGCCCGGTGCGCGGACACACGCGCCCGGCCTGTACCTCGCCGGCGCGTGGACGGCCACCGGCTGGCCCGCGACCATGGAGGGTGCCGTGCGCAGCGGCTTCAGCGCCGCAGACGCTGCGCTCTCCGCGCTCGGCCGTCGCCATCGACATCCACAGGAGGAGGCGGCATGA
- a CDS encoding polyprenyl synthetase family protein, with amino-acid sequence MSTSTGTRGVSVPTVPSAHQAEDTAQTATTAPGTDIAALLERGRALSTPVLRAAVDRLAAPMDTVAAYHFGWIDAEGNPADGDGGKAVRPALALLSAEAAGAAPEVGVPGAVAVELVHNFSLLHDDLMDGDEQRRHRDTVWKVHGPAQAILVGDALFALANELLLEIGTVEAGRATRRLTTATRKLIDGQAQDISYEHRERVTVEECLEMEGNKTGALLACAVSIGAVLGGADDRTADTLESYGYHLGLAFQAVDDLLGIWGDPVTTGKQTWSDLRQRKKSLPVVAALAAGGPASERLAELLAADAKSNDFDSFSEEEFAVRAALIEEAGGREWTAQEARRQHAVAVEALGRVGMPEAVRAQLTALADFVVVRKR; translated from the coding sequence ATGAGCACCAGTACCGGAACCAGAGGAGTAAGCGTGCCGACAGTGCCCTCGGCTCATCAGGCTGAAGACACCGCACAGACCGCAACGACCGCGCCCGGCACGGACATCGCCGCGCTGCTCGAACGCGGACGCGCCCTGTCCACCCCGGTGCTGCGCGCCGCGGTGGACCGCCTCGCCGCGCCCATGGACACCGTGGCCGCCTACCACTTCGGCTGGATCGACGCCGAGGGCAACCCCGCCGACGGCGACGGCGGCAAGGCCGTGCGCCCCGCGCTCGCCCTGCTCTCCGCCGAGGCCGCCGGCGCGGCCCCCGAGGTCGGCGTCCCCGGCGCCGTCGCCGTGGAGCTCGTCCACAACTTCTCGCTGCTCCACGACGACCTGATGGACGGCGACGAGCAGCGCAGGCACCGCGACACCGTGTGGAAGGTCCACGGCCCCGCCCAGGCCATCCTCGTCGGCGACGCCCTGTTCGCGCTGGCCAACGAACTCCTGCTGGAGATCGGGACCGTGGAGGCGGGACGGGCGACCCGCCGCCTCACCACCGCCACCCGCAAGCTGATCGACGGCCAGGCCCAGGACATCTCCTACGAGCACCGCGAGCGGGTCACCGTCGAGGAGTGCCTGGAGATGGAGGGCAACAAGACCGGCGCGCTGCTGGCCTGCGCCGTCTCCATCGGCGCGGTCCTCGGCGGCGCCGACGACCGGACGGCCGACACCCTGGAGTCGTACGGCTACCACCTCGGCCTCGCCTTCCAGGCCGTCGACGACCTGCTCGGCATCTGGGGCGACCCCGTCACCACCGGCAAGCAGACCTGGAGCGACCTGCGCCAGCGCAAGAAGTCCCTGCCGGTCGTCGCCGCGCTCGCCGCCGGCGGCCCGGCCTCCGAGCGGCTGGCCGAACTCCTCGCCGCCGACGCGAAGAGCAACGACTTCGACAGCTTCTCCGAGGAGGAGTTCGCCGTCCGGGCGGCCCTCATCGAGGAGGCAGGCGGCCGGGAGTGGACCGCCCAGGAGGCGCGGCGCCAGCACGCCGTCGCCGTCGAGGCGCTCGGCCGGGTCGGCATGCCGGAAGCGGTCCGCGCACAGCTCACCGCGCTCGCGGACTTCGTCGTCGTACGAAAGAGATGA
- the shc gene encoding squalene--hopene cyclase translates to MTATTDGSGGPPRAGSAAAELRTTREPLAPAPHDLDEIAARAAERAAEHLLARQDAEGWWKGDLETNVTMDAEDLLLRQFLGVRDEATTEASARFVRGQQRDDGTWASFYGGPGELSTTVEAYVALRLAGDRPDDPHMQRAASWIRGQGGIAASRVFTRIWLALFGWWKWDDLPELPPELIFLPKWFPLNIYAFGCWARQTIVPLSVVSALRPVRPAPFALDELHTDPDDPSPPAPLAPATTWDGLFQRADRALRLYRRAAPRRLRRTAMNSAARWIVERQENDGCWGGIQPPAVYSVIALHLLGYDLGHPVMREGLASLDRFAVWREQDGRPVRMIEACQSPVWDTCLATVALADAGVPADHPALVKAADWMLGEQVVRPGDWSVRRPQLGSGGWAFEFHNDNYPDTDDTAEVVLALRRVDHPEPARLDAAVARGVRWNLGMQSRNGAWGAFDADNTSTLPNKLPFCDFGEVIDPPSADVTAHVVEMLAHEGMADHPRTRRGIQWLLSEQEPNGAWFGRWGVNYLYGTGSVVPALVAAGMPTAHPAIRRAVGWLRSVQNDDGGWGEDLRSYRERGAVGRGTSTASQTAWALLALLAAGEKDGTAARRGIAWLASAQRPDGTWDEPEFTGTGFPWDFSINYHLYRHVFPLTALGRYVHGEPVVGAAARRGR, encoded by the coding sequence ATGACTGCGACGACCGACGGAAGCGGCGGGCCCCCGAGGGCCGGCTCCGCAGCCGCCGAACTCCGCACCACCCGGGAGCCCCTGGCCCCCGCACCGCACGACCTCGACGAGATCGCCGCCCGCGCCGCGGAGCGCGCCGCCGAGCACCTGCTCGCACGCCAGGACGCCGAGGGCTGGTGGAAGGGCGACCTCGAGACCAATGTGACCATGGACGCCGAGGACCTCCTGCTGCGGCAGTTCCTCGGCGTCCGCGACGAGGCGACCACCGAGGCCTCCGCCCGCTTCGTGCGCGGACAGCAGCGCGACGACGGCACCTGGGCGTCCTTCTACGGCGGGCCCGGCGAACTGTCCACCACCGTCGAGGCGTACGTCGCCCTGCGGCTCGCCGGGGACCGGCCCGACGACCCGCACATGCAGCGCGCCGCGAGCTGGATCCGCGGCCAGGGCGGCATCGCCGCGAGCCGGGTCTTCACCCGCATCTGGCTCGCGCTGTTCGGCTGGTGGAAGTGGGACGACCTCCCCGAACTCCCGCCGGAACTGATCTTCCTGCCGAAGTGGTTCCCGCTGAACATCTACGCCTTCGGCTGCTGGGCCCGGCAGACCATCGTGCCGCTCAGCGTGGTGTCGGCGCTGCGGCCGGTGCGCCCCGCCCCGTTCGCCCTGGACGAGCTGCACACCGACCCGGACGACCCCAGCCCGCCGGCGCCCCTCGCCCCCGCCACCACCTGGGACGGGCTCTTCCAGCGGGCCGACCGCGCCCTGCGCCTGTACCGGCGGGCGGCACCCCGGCGGCTGCGGCGCACCGCGATGAACAGCGCGGCCCGCTGGATCGTCGAACGCCAGGAGAACGACGGCTGCTGGGGCGGCATCCAGCCGCCGGCCGTGTACTCGGTCATCGCCCTCCACCTGCTCGGCTACGACCTCGGGCACCCCGTGATGCGCGAAGGGCTCGCCTCACTGGACCGCTTCGCCGTCTGGCGGGAGCAGGACGGACGGCCGGTCCGCATGATCGAGGCCTGCCAGTCACCCGTCTGGGACACCTGCCTGGCCACCGTCGCGCTCGCCGACGCCGGGGTGCCCGCCGACCATCCCGCGCTGGTGAAGGCAGCCGACTGGATGCTCGGCGAACAGGTCGTCAGGCCCGGCGACTGGTCCGTGCGTCGGCCGCAACTCGGCTCCGGCGGCTGGGCGTTCGAGTTCCACAACGACAACTACCCCGACACCGACGACACCGCCGAGGTCGTCCTCGCGCTCCGCCGGGTCGACCACCCGGAACCGGCGCGCCTCGACGCGGCGGTCGCCCGCGGCGTCCGCTGGAACCTCGGCATGCAGTCCCGCAACGGCGCCTGGGGCGCGTTCGACGCCGACAACACCTCCACGCTCCCCAACAAGCTGCCCTTCTGCGACTTCGGCGAGGTGATCGACCCGCCCTCCGCCGACGTCACCGCCCACGTCGTCGAGATGCTGGCCCACGAGGGGATGGCGGACCACCCCCGCACCCGGCGCGGGATCCAGTGGCTGCTCTCCGAACAGGAGCCCAACGGCGCCTGGTTCGGCCGCTGGGGCGTCAACTACCTGTACGGCACCGGCTCCGTGGTGCCCGCCCTGGTCGCCGCCGGCATGCCCACCGCGCACCCCGCGATCCGCCGCGCGGTCGGCTGGCTCCGCTCCGTCCAGAACGACGACGGCGGCTGGGGCGAGGACCTGCGCTCCTACCGCGAGCGCGGAGCCGTCGGCCGCGGGACCTCGACCGCCTCCCAGACCGCCTGGGCGCTCCTCGCACTCCTCGCGGCCGGCGAGAAGGACGGCACGGCGGCCCGCCGGGGCATCGCCTGGCTGGCGTCCGCGCAGCGACCGGACGGCACCTGGGACGAACCGGAGTTCACCGGCACCGGCTTCCCCTGGGACTTCTCCATCAACTACCACCTCTACCGGCACGTCTTCCCGCTCACCGCCCTCGGCAGGTACGTCCACGGCGAACCGGTCGTCGGGGCCGCGGCCCGCAGGGGCCGCTGA
- a CDS encoding 1-hydroxy-2-methyl-2-butenyl 4-diphosphate reductase yields MGAEPEPGGSVPPLLIACALGIERLALRGGLTGRGGARVLRTGMGPVNAERAVLAACSKEPFGRAAVIASGFCAGLVPGMHPGDVVVADATSSGGAVTACTDAALLRAAVERAVPGRTVHGGVLAGADHVVRGPERALLEATGAIAVDMESAATLGSALRAGPRPVAAVRVVVDAPEHELVRIGTVRGGISAFRVLRALLPAFHEWHRSSLLPRR; encoded by the coding sequence GTGGGCGCCGAGCCGGAACCCGGCGGCTCGGTCCCCCCGCTGCTGATCGCCTGCGCCCTCGGCATCGAGAGACTCGCCCTCCGGGGCGGCCTCACGGGCCGGGGCGGGGCGCGGGTCCTGCGCACCGGCATGGGACCGGTCAACGCCGAGCGGGCCGTCCTCGCGGCCTGCTCCAAGGAGCCCTTCGGCCGGGCCGCCGTCATCGCCTCCGGCTTCTGCGCCGGCCTCGTGCCGGGCATGCACCCCGGGGACGTCGTCGTCGCCGACGCGACCAGCTCCGGCGGCGCCGTCACCGCCTGCACCGACGCGGCGCTGCTGCGCGCGGCCGTCGAGCGGGCCGTCCCCGGGCGCACCGTCCACGGCGGGGTGCTGGCGGGCGCCGACCACGTGGTGCGCGGCCCCGAACGCGCCCTGCTGGAGGCCACCGGGGCGATCGCCGTCGACATGGAGTCGGCCGCCACCCTGGGCAGCGCCCTGCGCGCGGGCCCCCGCCCGGTTGCGGCCGTCCGGGTGGTCGTGGACGCCCCGGAGCACGAGCTGGTCCGCATCGGCACGGTGCGCGGGGGAATATCGGCCTTCCGCGTGCTGCGCGCCCTACTCCCCGCATTCCACGAATGGCACCGTTCTTCGCTGCTCCCCAGGAGGTGA